One window of the Eucalyptus grandis isolate ANBG69807.140 chromosome 8, ASM1654582v1, whole genome shotgun sequence genome contains the following:
- the LOC120287008 gene encoding pentatricopeptide repeat-containing protein At1g09220, mitochondrial-like encodes MRTELQPTLELMQDTNMFLSSVYNNYAGLNFSRTGDARFQLKKDVLEMDVTTRGKLNHSVYRIRYILILGISATVAVYMYAGCLISGASKKDDGGSSSTGSNWLMHELLWRDFFRFITKKYSSPVQLEFPACTGALSSSSTATLLFNALLRCYALDRFPLEAILLYKDVQSGSLSASSSVSFNSFTYTFLLNSCVGLGCTFPGVQLHGLTLKLGFESHVYVQTALVYMYVACGSVVEVGKVFDCMPVRNPVTWNVLISGLTKWGRLDLARSLSEEMPVRTVVSWIAIIDGYTRTNRPHEAIHLFRNMVMSMLTIFPAIANIGSVKVCQSAHCYGEKRGFNSIDIHVANSLIDLYSECGCIMSAWKFFEEITDARKNLVSWTSITSAFAMHGMGEEAAQSFDRMEIGGLKPNQVTFLSVLNAFSHGGLVEEGLTFFQKMVNVYQLVPDIKHYGSLVDMLGRAGRLKEAEKVALEVPREIANVVIWRTLLGACSFHGDVEMAERATKRILEIERGYGGDYLLMYNVFAGAGRFNDAARLRQLMDQVTASKVPGHSLV; translated from the exons ATGAGGACTGAATTGCAACCTACTCTTGAGCTAATGCAG GACACTAACATGTTTCTATCATCTGTTTACAATAATTATGCTGGGTTGAACTTTTCTAGAACTGGGGATGCTAGGTTCCAG TTGAAGAAAGATGTATTAGAAATGGATGTGACGACAAGAGGGAAGCTTAACCATAGTGTct ATCGAATTCGTTATATTTTGATCTTGGGCATCAGCGCGACGGTAGCCGTTTACATGTATGCAGGATG CCTAATCTCTGGTGCCTCCAAGAAAGACGATGGTGGCTCATCTAGCACTGGATCTAACTGGTTGATGCATGAGCTGTTGTGGAGGGATTTCTTCAG ATTCATCACCAAGAAGTACAGTTCACCAGTGCAACTGGAGTTTCCGGCTTGCACAGGTGCTCTT TCTTCCTCGTCTACAGCGACGCTTCTCTTCAACGCCCTCCTGCGTTGTTACGCTCTCGATCGGTTCCCTCTAGAAGCTATCTTGCTCTACAAAGACGTCCAAAGCGGCAGTCTTTCTGCctcctcctctgtttccttcAATAGCTTCACGTACACTTTCCTTCTCAACTCTTGCGTTGGCTTGGGCTGCACCTTTCCGGGAGTTCAGCTCCATGGGCTGACTCTGAAGCTGGGTTTCGAGTCCCATGTCTATGTGCAGACGGCTCTGGTTTATATGTACGTGGCTTGTGGGTCTGTAGTTGAGGTGGGGAAAGTGTTCGATTGTATGCCTGTGAGAAACCCCGTTACGTGGAACGTCTTGATCAGTGGTTTGACGAAATGGGGTCGCCTTGACCTTGCTCGTTCGCTCTCTGAGGAGATGCCCGTGCGGACTGTTGTTTCCTGGATTGCAATAATTGATGGCTACACACGAACGAATCGGCCTCATGAAGCCATTCATTTGTTTAGAAACATGGTTATGAGCATGCTGACCATCTTTCCAGCCATTGCCAACATTGGGTCTGTGAAAGTTTGCCAATCTGCTCACTGCTATGGTGAGAAAAGAGGATTTAATTCAATCGATATTCATGTTGCGAATTCCCTTATTGATTTGTATTCCGAATGTGGATGCATTATGAGCGCATGGAAATTCTTCGAGGAGATAACGGATGCAAGGAAAAATTTGGTATCCTGGACATCAATAACATCTGCATTTGCAATGCATGGTATGGGAGAGGAAGCTGCTCAGAGTTTTGACAGAATGGAGATTGGGGGTTTGAAGCCGAATCAAGTGACTTTCTTGAGCGTTCTGAATGCTTTTAGTCATGGAGGGTTGGTTGAAGAAGGGTTAACATTTTTTCAGAAGATGGTTAATGTCTATCAACTTGTGCCCGACATTAAGCACTATGGAAGTTTGGTAGACATGCTAGGAAGGGCAGGGAGGCTGAAGGAAGCGGAAAAAGTCGCTCTGGAGGTTCCTAGAGAGATTGCCAATGTTGTCATATGGAGGACACTTCTAGGTGCCTGCAGCTTCCATGGTGATGTTGAGATGGCTGAGAGGGCCACCAAGAGGATAttggagatagagagaggatATGGAGGGGATTATTTGCTTATGTACAATGTCTTTGCTGGTGCTGGAAGGTTTAACGATGCTGCAAGGTTGAGGCAATTGATGGATCAAGTCACTGCGTCCAAAGTTCCAGGGCATAGTTTAGTCTAA